The window tatatatggttTGATATGTTCATGTATGAATTTATTACACTAGAATTTATATATCTTAGTTGTTGAGAAAAGAAAaggttatgtatatataaagttaaagaaatcaAGAAAGAATCGACGTATGTAGGAACgagaaaaataaaagcaaaagAGGAAGGATCGATCTCGATCGTTTTACCAAAGTATGAGCTCCGTCAATCATCCTACGAACTGACTCCGCCTCTATGCGATTTGCTCGCTTCTCAGCTAAGCAACAGTACGCCGCTTTTGAGAACTCTGCAAGTGATTCTGGCTTCATTTGATCTCATAATTCGGGATTGATTATATCTTGCAGTGTATcatttttaaaatgaattttgGCCAATGGTGCTAGAAAcatattatcattttctaaTTTTGGATCGAATGCTTTTCTGCCGCACATGATTTCAAATAAAACGACGCCCAACGCGTAGATATCCGACTTGTGTGTCACCCCTCCCGTCTTTTCAATTTCCGGGTCCATATACCCTTTTGTCCCAATAGCTTCACAgcgaaaaacatgattctttcggTCTACTGGATGTTTGATTGAAAATTCAAATCCAGTTAATATGGGTGTCCAGCGACTATCTAATAGAACTGTGAAGCTGTTGATATTACGGTGTATTACATCGTAATTCTGTCGGATTTTCCTCTGTCGTCGGATGTTCTGATGGAGATATGTTATGGCATTAGCAATGCCACGAGATATCATTAGTCTTTTATTCCATGTGAGGTTGGTAGTGTCGGTTAGGTGCATGGAGAGACTTCCCTTGGGATAATAGTTGCTTATGATGATCTTCTCGTTTTTCACGTCACAATACCCGATTATTTTGAGTATGTTATCATGATCGAGATTAGAAAGAACCGAAATCTCTGTCCAGAACTCGACGTCTCCCTGCCCCTGCCTACGATCTAACCTCTGGCAAGAAATCTCCGACGAGACCCAGTCAGAGGGGAAACGTATTTCCCCTTTGTAAACGGTCCCGAACCCACCTTTACCGATGATGTTTTCATCAGCAAAGTTATTGGTGGCCTTCACTATATCTTCTAGTGGCATTTTCAAGTGAGCGAACTCGCTGATTGTATTAGACTCCATATTTCTATTACTTCTTCGATCCCCCGAGTTATTCAGGCgaaactttttaacataaaaataatgGGTCAAGTGATgagaaatgaatgttaattaataatGAAAAGACGAGGAACAACACATGCTATATATGCGAGCAAAAATCTCCTTTCATATTTGGCTTTCCTTTTCATTCTTTCATGTTATAGTATTCTTTACATATTGAAGATCGATCTGGAGTGTTACGAtcgataaataaataatctataTACACCACTTGAAACGCGAGTAGTATTATGGATCAACGGTGATTCTAAACGGAGGTGAAATCACAACCTTCTTTattaattcaattattttagttttaatatcTGAAATATTAAATACCGGTTCTACCCTTTTGACGTCAACTATTC is drawn from Erigeron canadensis isolate Cc75 chromosome 9, C_canadensis_v1, whole genome shotgun sequence and contains these coding sequences:
- the LOC122583707 gene encoding serine/threonine-protein kinase CDG1-like encodes the protein MESNTISEFAHLKMPLEDIVKATNNFADENIIGKGGFGTVYKGEIRFPSDWVSSEISCQRLDRRQGQGDVEFWTEISVLSNLDHDNILKIIGYCDVKNEKIIISNYYPKGSLSMHLTDTTNLTWNKRLMISRGIANAITYLHQNIRRQRKIRQNYDVIHRNINSFTVLLDSRWTPILTGFEFSIKHPVDRKNHVFRCEAIGTKGYMDPEIEKTGGVTHKSDIYALGVVLFEIMCGRKAFDPKLENDNMFLAPLAKIHFKNDTLQDIINPEL